The genomic DNA ATCGACCGCTGGACGATCGACCCCGGCTGAGCCACGGGCGGGCGGCGCGCGCCGAGACCGGATCCGGCGGCGCGAACGGGCGTAAACCTGCGTGCTACTCTTTCGCGTATGGCACGCCTGCATCGACTGACGCATCCCCTCGTGCGCGACACGCGCGGAGGGCCGCTCCGACGCGCCTCGTGGGACGAGGCGATCGAGCGCGCCGCCGCGGGGCTCAAGACCGTCGTGGACCGCCGCGGCCCGCAGGCGTTCGGGCTCTTCAGCTGTTCGAAGAGCACGAACGAGATGAACTACGCCGCGCAGAAGTTCGCGCGCGCCGTCATCGGGTCGAACAACATCGACAGCTGCAACCGTACTTGACACGCCCCCAGCGTCGCCGGTCTGGCGGCGGTCTTCGGAATGGGCGGCGGGACGACGTCGTATCGCGAGATCGAGGAGACCGACTGCGTCCTCCTGTGGGGCTCGAACGCCCGCGAGACGCACCCGATCTTCTTCCATCACCTGCTCAAGGGGCTCCACCGGGGGGCGCGCCTGTTCGCCGTGGATCCCCGGCGCACGACCTCCGCGCAGTGGGCCGAGCTCTGGGCCGGCCTCGACGTCGGTACCGACATCGCCCTCGCGCATGCGATGGCGCGCGAGATCATCGTGTCCGGGCTGGCGCACCGGGAGTTCATCGCCAACGCCACCTCCGGCTTCGAGGCGTACAAGGCATCGGTCATGCCGTGGACGCTCGAGCGGGGCGAGCAGGCGACGGGCGTGCCGGCCGGCCTCATCCGCGAGATGGCGCACGGCTACGCGACGGCGCCGCGGGCCATGATCTGCTGGACGCTCGGCATCACCGAGCACCACAACGCCGTCGACAACGTGCTGTCGCTCATCAACCTCGCGCTGCTGACCGGGCACGTCGGGAGGTGGGGATCGGGCATCAATCCGCTGCGCGGCCAGAACAACGTCCAGGGCGGCGGCGACATGGGCGCGCTGCCGGACCGGCTTCCCGGGTTCCAGCACGTCGAGAACGACGAGGTCCGCGAGCGGTTCGATCGCGCCTGGGGTGTCGCGGTGCCCCCGAAACGCGGATGGCACCTGTCCGGGATGTTCGAGGCCATGGACCGTGGTGACCTCACGGCCCTGTACGTCATCGGCGAGAATCCGGCGCAGTCGGAGGCCGATCAGCACCGGGCGGAGCGGCTCCTCTCGAATCTGGAGTGCCTCGTCGTGCAGGACGTGATGCGGACGGCCACGGCGGAACTGGCCGACGTCGTCTTTCCGGCGGCGGCGGGCTCCTTCGAGTCGGAGGGCACGGTCACGTCGAGCGAGCGCCGCGTCCAGCGCGTGCGCCGCGCGAAGGCGCCGCTCGGCGAGAGCCGGGACGATCTCGACATCATCGTGTCCCTGGCGCGCGCCATGGGCGCGACGTGGCCGGCGACGGACCCCGAGGGGATCTGGAACGAGCTCAGGACGCTGTCGCCCGTGCACACGGGCATGAGCTACGCGCGCCTGGAGGCCGAGGGCGGCCTGCACTGGCCCTGCTACGACGACGACCACCCGGGCGAGGCGTTCCTGCACGCACGGCTCTGGGAGCGCCCGGTGGGCGGCGCCCGCGCGCCGTTCTCGGTCGTGGAGCACGCCCTGCCGGTCGAAGCCCTCGACGACGAGTACCCGATGCGACTCACGACGGGGCGCCGCCTGGCGGAGTACAACACCGGTGTGCAGACGGGCCGCTACGCGTCGCCCACCAGGCGGGGCGAGACCATCGACGTCTCGCCCGAGGACGCCGCGCGGCTGGGGTTCAGCGAAGGCCAGGCGGTGCGCGTCAGGTCCAGGCGCGGGAGCGTCGTCGCCCCCGTGCACATCGATCGGGCGCTCCGTCCCGGCCTCACGTTCATGACGTTCCACTTTCCGGAGGACGTCGCCACCAACCATCTCACGATCGACGCCATCGACCCGAAGTCGGGCACGGCGGAGTTCAAGGCGGCCGCCGTCCGCCTGGAAGCAGTCGAAGGGTAGCCAGTGGACATACACGTCGTCGGGCCGGAGGCCACGGCCGAGGAACGAAGCGCCGTCGATCACCTGCTCGGCCCGCCGGCGTCGGGATGGGAAGGCGGCGCGCGCGAGGCGCGCGACGGACGTTCGGCCCGAATCGGCCGCGGCGCGTCGGTGGAACGACGGCACCTCCTGCTGCCGGCCTTCCACGCGGTGCAGGACCGCGTGGGCTGGGTGAGCCGCGGCGCCCTCAACTACATCTGCCAGCGGCTCGTCGTGCCCCCGGCGGACGCCTGGGGGGTCCTGACCTTCTATCACTTGTTCGCCACCGCGCCCCGCCGGCGCACCGTGGCCCACGTGTGTGACGACATCGCGTGCCGGGCCCGCGGTGCCGAGGCGCTGTGCGCGTCACTGGAGGCCGCGCTCGGGCCCGCGGGGACGGCTGCCGGCGGCGGCGACGCGACCTGGATGCGCAGTCCCTGTCTGGGGCAGTGCGAGCGCGCCCCGGCGGTGCTCGTCGTCGGGGCGGGCCAGCCGGCCACGCGGCACGTCGTGGCGCCGGCCGCCGACGCCGGCGAGATCGTGCGGGCACTGGCGCCTGGCGCGTCGGCGGGCGTGACCGAATCGCTCGCCGAACTGCGTCGCCTCGTGCCGCAGGCGGGCGACCCCAGCCTCAGGCTCCTTCGGCGCGTCGGCGTCGTGGATCCCACCAGTCTCGAGGCCTACCGGGGCTCGGGCGGGTATCGGGCGCTCGCGCGCGCGATCGAGCTCGGCCCGCGCGGCGTCGTCGCCGAGGTGAAGGCCTCGAAGCTCATGGGACGCGGCGGCGCGGCGTTTCCCACCGGCGTCAAGTGGGAGGCGGTGCTGGGCGAGCCCGCCCTGCCGCACTACGTCGTCTGCAACGCCGACGAGTCCGAGCCGGGCACCTTCAAGGACCGCGTCCTCATGACGGGCGATCCGTTCGCCATCGTCGAGGCGATGACCATCTGCGGTATCGCCACGGGGAGCGAGCGCGGATTCCTCTACGTTCGCGGCGAGTATCCGGACGCCGAGGCCCGGATCGCCGGCGCCGCGGCCGCCGCCCGCGCGGCCGGCCTGCTCGGGCCGGACATCCTCGGGTCGGGCCACACGTTCGAGCTCGACGTGCGGCGCGGAGCCGGCGCCTACATCTGCGGCGAGGAAACGGCGCTCTTCAACTCGATCGAGGGGAAGCGGGGCGAGCCGCGATCGAAGCCGCCGTTCCCGAGCCAGTCGGGCGTGTTCGGCCAGCCCACCGTCGTGAACAACGTCGAGACCCTGGCGAACGTCCTCGACATCCTCACCGAGGGCGCCGCGGCGTGGGCGGCCGCGGGCACGCCGGCCTCCACGGGCACGCGGCTCTTCTGCGTCTCGGGTCACGTCGCGCGGCCCGGCCTGTACGAACTGCCGTTCGGCCGGACGCTGGGCGACGTGCTCGACCTGGCCGGCGGCGTCGCGAGCGGCCGGCCACTGCAGGCGATCCTCCTCGGCGGCGCGGCCGGCATGTTCGTCGGGGCGGAGTCGCTGGGTCTGCGGCTGACGTTCGAGGACACGCGCTCCGCGTCGCTGACCCTGGGGTCGGGCGTCGTGATGGTGTTCGACGACACCGCCGACCTGCCGGACCTGCTCGGCCGCATCGCGCAGTTCTTCGAGGACGAGAGCTGTGGCCAGTGCGTCCCGTGCCGCGTGGGCACGGTGCGTCAGCGCGAGCTCCTGGAGCGGCTGCGGGCCGGCGCCGGCGCCGCCACGCCGGAGCGGCTGGCGCTCCTGAGCGAGCTGGGCCAGGCCATGCGCGACGCGTCGATCTGCGGCCTCGGCCAGACGGCCTCGTCGGCCGTCGAGTCGGCCGTCCAGCGGCTGCACGTCTTCCAGGGGGGGCACGCGTCGTGAGCACCGAGAACGCCATCTGGTTCCACCTGCCGCCGCCGCCGGCCGTCACGCCGGTGGCGCCGCCGGCGCCCGCGGTGCCGACCGTCGCCGTCACCGTGGACGGAGCCGCCGTCGAGGTGCCCGAGGGGAGCACGCTGCTCGACGCCTGCCGCGCGGCGGGGAAGGACGTGCCCACGCTCTGCTACCTCGAGACCCTCACTCCCGTGAACGTGTGTCGCGTGTGCGTCGTGGAGCTCGAGGGCGCCCGCGTGCTCGCGCCCGCGTGCTCGCGGAAGGTCGAAGCCGGCATGACCGTCCACACCGACTCGCCGCGGGTCAGGACCGCGCGCAAGGTGGTGCTGGAACTGCTGGCGTCGTCGGTGGATCTGTCCACGGCCGACTCGCTGACGCCGATGCTGCGCGACTACGGCGCCGACCCCGAGCGCTTCGGCGCCGGAGCCGCCACCGTGGCCCAGCCCGTCAAGGACGACAACGACCTGTACGTCCGCGACTATTCCAAGTGCGTGCTCTGCTACAAGTGCGTCGAGGCCTGCGGCACCGACGCCCAGAACACGTTCGCCATCGCCGTGGCGGGCCGCGGCTTCCACGCGCACATCTCGACCGAGCTGGACGTGCCGCTGCCGGAGTCCGCGTGCGTCTACTGCGGCAACTGCATCGCGGTGTGCCCGACCGGCGCGCTCATGGCGAAGCCGGAGTTCGAGTTGCGCCAGGCCGGCGCGTGGGCGCCGGAGCGCCAGACGGTCACCGACACCATCTGCCCGTTCTGCGGCGTCGGATGCACGCTCACGGCGCACGTCCAGGACGACCGGATCGTCAAGGTCACCTCGCCCCTCGACAACAGCGTCACGCAGGGGAATCTCTGCGTGAAGGGCCGGTTCGGTTTCGAGTACGCGAACGAGTCTGAAGACCAGTAGGGACCAGGCACCAGGGGGAAGCGCATGCGCGAGTCGTCACGCTGGACCACGCGCCGCGAGTGGCTGCTGTCGGGCGCCGCGGGAGTCGCCGTCATCGGCTTCGGCCGGCTGGGGGCCCGCGCGCAGGGCGCGCCGGTCAAGATCGGCATCATCGGATCCGGCCGCCAGGGCGGAGCGATCGGCCTGTTGTGGGCCAGGGCCGGGCACGAGGTGTTCTTCTCGTCCAGGCATCCCGAAACCCTCACGGACCTGGTCGCGCAGGCCGGGCCGAAGGCCAGGGCGGGCCTGCCCGAAGAAGCGGCGCAGTTCGGCGACGTCGTGCTGATCGCCGTGCCCTACGGCGCGACGCCCCAGATCGGGCGCGACTACGCGAAGTACATGCAAGGCAAGATCGTCATCGACGTCGGCAACCCCAGGGTGGACCGCGACGGTGATGTCGGCAAGGACGGCCTGGCGCGCGGCACGGGCGTCACGTCGAAGGAGTACCTCCCGGGCGTGCGCCTCGTGCGCGCCCTGAACGCGCTGAGCTACACGCAGGTCACGAAGGAGGCGCACCGCGCCGGCGAGAAGCTGGGCATCCCCATCGCCTCGGACGACCAGGCGGCCATCGCGATGACCGTTCGCCTCGTCACCGACGCCGGGTTCGACCCCGTGGTCGTCGGCGGCCTGGCGCGAGCGCGCGAGTTCGACGCCGGCACCCCCGTGTACGTGAAAGGCCTGACGGCAGCGCAACTGAAGGCCGCCCTGAAGCTGCCCTAGGGCTCACTCGAATCGGCCCCGGCGGCGGCGGCCGAGGAGGAGTGCGCATGGAAGGGCTCGTGAAGGCCTGGGGACGCATCCTGACCGGATACCGTCCCAGTCTGTCGATCGAGATCACGCGCGAGTGTCCCCTCAGATGCCCGGGCTGCTACGCGTACGGCGACGCCCACCTCGGCGGCGCCGTGACGCTGCGCGACATGAGCGACCTGCGCGGCGAGGACCTGGTGGCCAACGTCCTGGCCCTGGTGGACCGCACGCGGCCCGTGCACGTCTCGATCGTGGGCGGGGAGCCGCTGGTGCGCTACCGCGAGCTCGACGCCCTCCTGCCGCGGCTCGCCGACCGCGGCATCTACACGCAGCTGGTGACGAGCGCCGTCCGCCCGATTCCGCCGTCCTGGGCGTCGGTTCCACGCCTGCAGATCTGCGTCTCGATCGACGGACTGCCGGCCGAGCACGACGTGCGGCGCGCGCCCGCCACCTACGATCGGATCCTGAGGCACATCGCCGGCCACCGGATCACCGTGCACTGCACCGTGACCCGCCAGCAGGCGGCGCGCGAAGGCTACCTCGACGAGTTCGTCGACTTCTGGGCGGCCAACGCCGACACGCGGACCATCTGGGTGAGCCTCTACACGCCGCAGGTCGGCGAGGAGAGCGCCGAGTGCCTGTCGGCGGATGACCGGGCACGTGTCGTCGCCGCGCTGCACCGCCTCCGCGCGCGCGTGCCGAAGCTGCAGATGCCCCACGGGCTCCTGACGGCATTGACCGCGCCGCCAGCCTCGCCCGGCGACTGCATCTTCGCGCAGACGACCGAGTGCGTGTCGGCGGACCTCACCACCCGCATCACGCCCTGCCAGTTCGGGGGGACACCGGACTGCCAGCGCTGCGGCTGCATGGCCTCGGCGGCCCTCGCCGCCGTCGGACGGCACCGCCTGCCGGGCGGCCTGAGGGTGGAGTCGATCTTCAAGGCCTCGTTCGCCGTTGGCGAGCGCGTCCGCCGCCGGCGGCCGCACTGAGCCGTCCGGCGCCGTCCCTTGGCCCGCGGCGCCGCCTCCGAGCGGCGCCCTGGCTATTGGCCTGCGGCGCCGCCTCCGAGCGGCGCCCTGGCTATTGGCCTGCGGCGCCGCCGTCGGCCTGACGCCGGTCCACGCCGCCTTCGAGAAGGCCGTCCTTCAGCACGATGACCTCGGCCACGCCCTGGCTGCCGCCCTCGGACACGTTGTGGCCCATCGCCTTCAGCTTCGCGATGGTGTCGGCCGAGAACCCGTACCGCTCCATGGACAGGCGATCGGGCAGCCACTGGTGGTGCATGCGCCCGGCGTCCACGGCTTCCTGGGCGTTCATGCCGAAGTCCACGACGTTCAGGATGGTCATGAGCACGGTGTTGATGATGGTCCGGCCTCCGGGCGAGCCCGTGACCATGAAGAGCTGGCCGTCCCTGGCCAGGATCATCGGGGACATGCTGGAGAGCGGGCGCTTGTACGGCAGCGCGAGGTTCGGCTTGGTCCCGATGTTGCCGCGCTCGTCGGTCATCTCCGGCGCGGAGTTGAAGTCGCCCAGCTCGTTGTTCAGCAGGAAGCCCGCACCCGGCACGACGATCCGCGAGCCGTACCCGTACTCGAGCGTGTAGGTCAGGGACACGGCGTTGTGCGTGCCGTCCACCACCGAGAGGTGGGTCGTTTCCTGCGATTCGGTCGGCCACGTGAACGACGTCGGCGACGACACCGAGGCCTTGTTCGGGTTGATGGTCTTGCGGACCTGTGTCGCGTAGTCCTTCGACAGGAGCTGGGTCACGGGAATGCCGCTGTTGAAGTCGGGATCGCCGAGGTGCTGGGCGCGATCCGCGAACGCACGCCGCATCGACTCCGCCACGAGGTGGAGGTTCTGGGCCGAGCCGTAGCCGGCGGCCTTCAGGTCGTAGCCTTCGAGGATGTTCAGCATCTCGCTGACGGCGATGCCGCCCGAACTGGGCGGCGGCATCCCGATGAGCTCGTAGCCGCGGTAGGTGCTCGTGACGGGCGTGCGCTCCTTGGCCTCGTACTTCTTCAGGTCGTCGCGCGTGATGAGCCCGCCGTTGGCCTTCATCTCCTTCTCGATGAGCTCGGCCGTCTCGCCTTCGTAGAAGCCCTTCGGCCCGTTGTCGGCGATCCGCTGGAGGGTGCGGGCGAGATCCGGCTGCTTCAGGAGCTCGCCGGCCTGGTAGGGCTGGCCGTTCTTCGTGAACTGCGCCAGAGACGCCGGGAACTTCTTGAACTCGGGAATCATCCGCTCGAGCGACCGCGCCAGGTCGATGCTGATCGGGAATCCGTCGCGCGCGAGTGCCACGGCCGGCGCGACCAGGTCCTTCCAGGGCGTGCGGCCCAGCTTCTGGTGCGCCAGGTACAGACCGGCCACGGTGCCGGGCACGCCGACGGAGCGGTGGCTGTTGTGGTGGATGTCGAAGTCGTACTTGCCGTCCTTCATCCACATCGTCGGGCTCGACCCGGCGGGCGCCATCTCGCGGAAGTCGAACGTGGTCGACGTGCCGTCGGCCGCGCGGTACACGATGAAGCCGCCGCCCCCGATGTTCCCGGCGGTGGGGTGGGTGACGGCGAGGGCGAACGCGGTGGCGACGGCGCCGTCGATGGCGTTCCCGCCGCCCTTCATCACCCGCCAGCCGGCCTCGGAGGCGATGTCGCTCGCCGAGATGACCATGCCGCCCTTGGCGCGGTACGGCAGGTTCCCGGCGTGCAGAGTGAGCGCCAGGGAACAGACGGCGAGCGCCACCAGGGGCGCGGCGGGACGTCGGGTACGCATCGGAGCCTCCAAATCGTCTCCGACGATAGGGGACGACGGGAAGGCAGTCAAGGACGGCCTGCGCCCCGTGTCACAGCCCCGGCTTCCGCCTGGCGAAGACGAGCGTGAGGATGGCGAGCAGGATCTCGTCCAGGAAGGGCACGACGTCAGGAATCACCAGGTCGAGGCCGAGCAGCGCCGCCGCCAGCAGGAACAGCCGCGGCGTGGCCAGTCGGGACAGGAAGTTGGCGAGCAGGGTGGGCATGGGATGGCTCAGCGGCGAGGGTCTGGGAGCTCGGGACCAGGGTCTGAGCGCGTCATGCGCCGGTCACCAGCCCTCCCTAGTCCTTGTGCGCGATCGGCGTATCGTCCCGGTTCCCCCATTCCTCCCACGCGCCGTAGTAGTTGCGGAGCCTGGACAGGTCGTGGCCCAGGAGCGCCAGGGTCCAGAGGTCGTAGCTCGCGCGCATGCCGACCTGGCAGTAGACGATCACCTGGTCGCCGGGGCCGACGCCCTTGCCGCGCCAGAGGGCGTCCACCTCGGCGGGGGGCTTCACCGCGCGCGAGGTGGCGTCGAGGAGGTCCTCCCAGTACACGGGGATCGACGACTCGATGAAGCCGCCGCGCTTGATGCCGCGCAGATCCTTCCCGGCGATCTCGGCCTCGGTGCGGGCGTCGATGAGGCGGACGGCGGGGTTGTTGATGGCGGCCTTCACGTCGTCGGCCGTGGCCACGCCGACCGTGCCCGTCCGCACGTTGAAGGTGGCGGGAGCGATGGTGGGGACCGCGGCGTCCACGGGCCGCCTGGCCGCGACCCAACCGGGCCAGCCGCCGTCGAGCAGCGCGACGTTGGTGTGCCCGTGGAGGTTGAGGATCCACCACAGCCGCGCCGCGTACAGACCGCCGCGCTCGTCGTACACCACGACCCGCGTCTCGTCCGAGATGCCCAGGCGGCCCATGAGCGCCGCGAACGCCTGCGGCGTGGGGAGGAAGGTCGGCGGCGCATTCCGGTCGCGGATCGCGTTGTTGTCGAGCCACACGGCGCCCGGGACGTGGCCGTCGCCGTAGCCGCG from Vicinamibacterales bacterium includes the following:
- the ggt gene encoding gamma-glutamyltransferase — protein: MRTRRPAAPLVALAVCSLALTLHAGNLPYRAKGGMVISASDIASEAGWRVMKGGGNAIDGAVATAFALAVTHPTAGNIGGGGFIVYRAADGTSTTFDFREMAPAGSSPTMWMKDGKYDFDIHHNSHRSVGVPGTVAGLYLAHQKLGRTPWKDLVAPAVALARDGFPISIDLARSLERMIPEFKKFPASLAQFTKNGQPYQAGELLKQPDLARTLQRIADNGPKGFYEGETAELIEKEMKANGGLITRDDLKKYEAKERTPVTSTYRGYELIGMPPPSSGGIAVSEMLNILEGYDLKAAGYGSAQNLHLVAESMRRAFADRAQHLGDPDFNSGIPVTQLLSKDYATQVRKTINPNKASVSSPTSFTWPTESQETTHLSVVDGTHNAVSLTYTLEYGYGSRIVVPGAGFLLNNELGDFNSAPEMTDERGNIGTKPNLALPYKRPLSSMSPMILARDGQLFMVTGSPGGRTIINTVLMTILNVVDFGMNAQEAVDAGRMHHQWLPDRLSMERYGFSADTIAKLKAMGHNVSEGGSQGVAEVIVLKDGLLEGGVDRRQADGGAAGQ
- a CDS encoding molybdopterin-dependent oxidoreductase, with protein sequence MARLHRLTHPLVRDTRGGPLRRASWDEAIERAAAGLKTVVDRRGPQAFGLFSCSKSTNEMNYAAQKFARAVIGSNNIDSCNRTUHAPSVAGLAAVFGMGGGTTSYREIEETDCVLLWGSNARETHPIFFHHLLKGLHRGARLFAVDPRRTTSAQWAELWAGLDVGTDIALAHAMAREIIVSGLAHREFIANATSGFEAYKASVMPWTLERGEQATGVPAGLIREMAHGYATAPRAMICWTLGITEHHNAVDNVLSLINLALLTGHVGRWGSGINPLRGQNNVQGGGDMGALPDRLPGFQHVENDEVRERFDRAWGVAVPPKRGWHLSGMFEAMDRGDLTALYVIGENPAQSEADQHRAERLLSNLECLVVQDVMRTATAELADVVFPAAAGSFESEGTVTSSERRVQRVRRAKAPLGESRDDLDIIVSLARAMGATWPATDPEGIWNELRTLSPVHTGMSYARLEAEGGLHWPCYDDDHPGEAFLHARLWERPVGGARAPFSVVEHALPVEALDDEYPMRLTTGRRLAEYNTGVQTGRYASPTRRGETIDVSPEDAARLGFSEGQAVRVRSRRGSVVAPVHIDRALRPGLTFMTFHFPEDVATNHLTIDAIDPKSGTAEFKAAAVRLEAVEG
- a CDS encoding NADPH-dependent F420 reductase, which translates into the protein MRESSRWTTRREWLLSGAAGVAVIGFGRLGARAQGAPVKIGIIGSGRQGGAIGLLWARAGHEVFFSSRHPETLTDLVAQAGPKARAGLPEEAAQFGDVVLIAVPYGATPQIGRDYAKYMQGKIVIDVGNPRVDRDGDVGKDGLARGTGVTSKEYLPGVRLVRALNALSYTQVTKEAHRAGEKLGIPIASDDQAAIAMTVRLVTDAGFDPVVVGGLARAREFDAGTPVYVKGLTAAQLKAALKLP
- a CDS encoding DUF6116 family protein translates to MPTLLANFLSRLATPRLFLLAAALLGLDLVIPDVVPFLDEILLAILTLVFARRKPGL
- a CDS encoding radical SAM protein, which codes for MEGLVKAWGRILTGYRPSLSIEITRECPLRCPGCYAYGDAHLGGAVTLRDMSDLRGEDLVANVLALVDRTRPVHVSIVGGEPLVRYRELDALLPRLADRGIYTQLVTSAVRPIPPSWASVPRLQICVSIDGLPAEHDVRRAPATYDRILRHIAGHRITVHCTVTRQQAAREGYLDEFVDFWAANADTRTIWVSLYTPQVGEESAECLSADDRARVVAALHRLRARVPKLQMPHGLLTALTAPPASPGDCIFAQTTECVSADLTTRITPCQFGGTPDCQRCGCMASAALAAVGRHRLPGGLRVESIFKASFAVGERVRRRRPH
- a CDS encoding sulfurtransferase; its protein translation is MAIRLVLAAAAALLVTAAPGPAQTPAARFARPDLIVDGDWLARNLSAPGLRIVDMRPRGYGDGHVPGAVWLDNNAIRDRNAPPTFLPTPQAFAALMGRLGISDETRVVVYDERGGLYAARLWWILNLHGHTNVALLDGGWPGWVAARRPVDAAVPTIAPATFNVRTGTVGVATADDVKAAINNPAVRLIDARTEAEIAGKDLRGIKRGGFIESSIPVYWEDLLDATSRAVKPPAEVDALWRGKGVGPGDQVIVYCQVGMRASYDLWTLALLGHDLSRLRNYYGAWEEWGNRDDTPIAHKD
- a CDS encoding NAD(P)H-dependent oxidoreductase subunit E, yielding MDIHVVGPEATAEERSAVDHLLGPPASGWEGGAREARDGRSARIGRGASVERRHLLLPAFHAVQDRVGWVSRGALNYICQRLVVPPADAWGVLTFYHLFATAPRRRTVAHVCDDIACRARGAEALCASLEAALGPAGTAAGGGDATWMRSPCLGQCERAPAVLVVGAGQPATRHVVAPAADAGEIVRALAPGASAGVTESLAELRRLVPQAGDPSLRLLRRVGVVDPTSLEAYRGSGGYRALARAIELGPRGVVAEVKASKLMGRGGAAFPTGVKWEAVLGEPALPHYVVCNADESEPGTFKDRVLMTGDPFAIVEAMTICGIATGSERGFLYVRGEYPDAEARIAGAAAAARAAGLLGPDILGSGHTFELDVRRGAGAYICGEETALFNSIEGKRGEPRSKPPFPSQSGVFGQPTVVNNVETLANVLDILTEGAAAWAAAGTPASTGTRLFCVSGHVARPGLYELPFGRTLGDVLDLAGGVASGRPLQAILLGGAAGMFVGAESLGLRLTFEDTRSASLTLGSGVVMVFDDTADLPDLLGRIAQFFEDESCGQCVPCRVGTVRQRELLERLRAGAGAATPERLALLSELGQAMRDASICGLGQTASSAVESAVQRLHVFQGGHAS
- a CDS encoding 2Fe-2S iron-sulfur cluster-binding protein, yielding MSTENAIWFHLPPPPAVTPVAPPAPAVPTVAVTVDGAAVEVPEGSTLLDACRAAGKDVPTLCYLETLTPVNVCRVCVVELEGARVLAPACSRKVEAGMTVHTDSPRVRTARKVVLELLASSVDLSTADSLTPMLRDYGADPERFGAGAATVAQPVKDDNDLYVRDYSKCVLCYKCVEACGTDAQNTFAIAVAGRGFHAHISTELDVPLPESACVYCGNCIAVCPTGALMAKPEFELRQAGAWAPERQTVTDTICPFCGVGCTLTAHVQDDRIVKVTSPLDNSVTQGNLCVKGRFGFEYANESEDQ